A single region of the Halobellus ruber genome encodes:
- a CDS encoding CDP-alcohol phosphatidyltransferase family protein — MTDAPAVPATLRREWAAVAAAMAFLTVGGAWLLALTIDGDIIFLLGLLADLARLSARGIVDLADAVWIASGFASVRWLAPVAAMVSFQLWFSYRHLDANRPDRADGVSVHRSLGLPNLVTLGRGALLAALSGFAALTPRPEIAWLPAVLYGTACGMDLLDGFLARRSERTTLLGAKLDLAIDTTGFLVAPVVGVLWHQLPVWYLSLSAARYLFKLGCWFRNRQGKPVFDLPPSLLRRPLAGIQMGFITFALIPIVPLSTVRPLAAVVLAASLAVFVRDYFAVAGTHPSDGV; from the coding sequence ATGACCGACGCCCCGGCGGTCCCGGCGACGCTCCGGCGGGAGTGGGCGGCCGTCGCGGCCGCGATGGCGTTTCTGACGGTCGGCGGCGCGTGGCTGCTCGCGCTGACGATCGACGGCGACATCATCTTTCTCCTGGGGCTGCTTGCCGACCTGGCCCGGCTGTCGGCCCGCGGGATCGTCGACCTCGCGGACGCCGTCTGGATCGCGTCGGGCTTCGCGTCGGTCCGGTGGCTTGCCCCCGTAGCGGCGATGGTGAGCTTCCAACTGTGGTTCTCGTACCGCCACCTCGACGCGAACCGGCCAGACCGGGCCGACGGCGTGTCGGTTCACCGGTCGCTCGGGCTCCCGAACCTGGTCACCCTGGGTCGCGGCGCGCTGCTGGCGGCGCTGTCGGGGTTCGCCGCGCTCACCCCCCGCCCTGAGATCGCGTGGCTCCCCGCGGTGCTCTACGGGACGGCCTGCGGAATGGACCTCCTCGACGGCTTCCTCGCGCGCCGGAGCGAACGCACCACCCTCCTCGGGGCGAAACTCGACCTGGCGATCGACACCACCGGGTTCCTGGTCGCGCCGGTGGTTGGCGTGCTCTGGCACCAACTTCCGGTCTGGTATCTGTCGCTGTCGGCCGCGCGGTACCTATTCAAACTCGGGTGTTGGTTCCGCAACCGACAGGGGAAGCCGGTGTTCGACCTCCCGCCCAGCCTCCTCCGGCGGCCGCTGGCGGGGATCCAGATGGGGTTCATCACGTTCGCGTTGATACCGATCGTGCCGCTTTCGACCGTCCGGCCCCTGGCTGCGGTGGTGCTCGCAGCGTCG
- a CDS encoding aldo/keto reductase, protein MQCAFVGAGAVARQYADGLAESPLDLAAVCDLDAGRAESVASARDAATYTDVDALLAAESAPLVVNLTGHAAHADVTETCLRADRHVFSEKPLALDAARAAELVATAEERGLGLSCAPITHRCDAQRHAASLLSDGRFGPVRLGYAHAHVGRVTEWHDSPASFLSVGPLYDGAVYPLSLLTAWFGPVGRVRTADAVDVWPDRESQRPERPAHVEATLQFADGPVIRLTASLYAPHRSREFNSLELHGDDGSLYLTDSGALAADRDTVRVGGAGRPYVPAPHPAPRRESSYLSGPERLAAAVDRGARPTGSAARAAHVVAVCNAVERAAGAGGPVDVPHPDLESAGPETPPPTRPEPAPNGGPSGSTTPTDTPARPAAIRLPSVGFGCSRYRDGEYVDRIDSIATALDAGYRLFDSAELYGNEARIGDLLDSPGSPDREGLFLISKVWNTNHEHVAEACRGSLAELGIDSVDAYLLHWPDAWAYQGPLSELAELPPAEQEALTFPTDDDGDPDTVDVPLVETWRRLERLHDRGLARTIGVCNVSLDHLETILDAARIPPAIVQVESHPYRPRTDLIERCHAEGIRVLAHSPLSAPGLLDEPILAEIAADHGTTPPAVAIAYHVDRGVVPIPASNDPDHVVANLAAARFRLTDADRERLATLEDPGFER, encoded by the coding sequence ATGCAGTGTGCGTTCGTCGGCGCGGGTGCCGTCGCGCGGCAGTACGCCGACGGCCTCGCCGAGTCCCCGCTCGATCTCGCCGCCGTCTGCGACCTCGACGCCGGGCGCGCGGAGTCGGTCGCGAGCGCCCGTGACGCCGCGACGTACACCGACGTCGACGCGCTTCTGGCCGCCGAGTCGGCCCCGCTCGTCGTGAACCTCACCGGCCACGCCGCACACGCCGATGTCACCGAAACGTGCCTCCGTGCCGACCGCCACGTCTTCAGCGAGAAGCCGCTCGCACTCGACGCCGCCCGCGCGGCCGAACTCGTCGCGACTGCCGAGGAGCGCGGACTGGGGCTTTCGTGTGCGCCGATCACCCACCGGTGCGACGCCCAGCGTCACGCCGCTTCGCTGCTGTCTGACGGCCGGTTCGGCCCGGTCCGACTGGGGTACGCCCACGCCCACGTCGGCCGCGTCACCGAGTGGCACGACAGCCCCGCGTCCTTTCTCTCGGTTGGACCCCTCTATGACGGCGCGGTCTACCCGCTGTCGCTCCTGACCGCGTGGTTCGGCCCCGTCGGACGGGTTCGAACCGCCGACGCGGTCGACGTCTGGCCCGACAGGGAGTCGCAGCGACCCGAACGCCCCGCCCACGTCGAGGCGACCCTCCAGTTCGCCGACGGCCCCGTGATCCGGCTCACCGCCAGCCTCTACGCCCCGCACCGCAGCCGCGAGTTCAACAGCCTCGAACTCCACGGCGACGACGGGTCGCTGTATCTCACGGACTCGGGGGCGCTCGCGGCCGACCGCGACACCGTCCGCGTCGGCGGTGCGGGCCGACCCTACGTCCCCGCGCCGCATCCCGCCCCGCGCCGGGAGTCGTCGTATCTCTCGGGACCCGAACGGCTGGCCGCCGCCGTCGACCGCGGGGCCCGCCCGACCGGGAGCGCCGCCCGCGCGGCCCACGTCGTCGCCGTCTGCAACGCTGTCGAGCGCGCGGCCGGCGCCGGCGGACCGGTCGACGTCCCGCACCCCGACCTGGAGTCGGCGGGGCCCGAAACCCCGCCGCCGACCCGCCCGGAGCCGGCTCCGAACGGGGGCCCGTCGGGGTCGACGACGCCCACCGATACACCAGCACGCCCCGCCGCGATCCGGCTCCCGTCCGTCGGGTTCGGCTGTTCGCGGTACCGGGACGGCGAGTACGTCGACCGGATCGACTCGATCGCGACCGCCCTCGACGCGGGCTACCGCCTGTTCGACTCGGCGGAACTCTACGGCAACGAGGCGCGGATCGGCGACCTGCTCGACTCGCCGGGGTCGCCGGACCGCGAGGGGCTGTTCCTGATCAGCAAGGTCTGGAACACCAACCACGAACACGTCGCGGAGGCGTGTCGCGGCAGCCTCGCGGAGTTGGGGATCGACTCCGTCGACGCGTACCTCCTCCACTGGCCCGACGCGTGGGCCTATCAGGGGCCGCTGTCGGAACTCGCGGAACTGCCCCCCGCCGAACAGGAGGCGCTGACGTTCCCGACCGACGACGACGGCGACCCCGACACCGTCGACGTTCCCCTGGTCGAGACGTGGCGTCGTCTGGAACGGCTCCACGACCGGGGGCTCGCCCGCACGATCGGCGTCTGCAACGTCTCCCTCGACCACCTGGAGACGATCCTCGACGCCGCCCGCATCCCGCCCGCGATCGTCCAGGTCGAATCCCACCCGTACCGCCCCCGAACGGACCTGATCGAGAGGTGTCACGCCGAAGGGATCCGGGTACTCGCCCACTCGCCGCTGTCGGCCCCGGGACTGCTCGACGAGCCGATCCTGGCCGAGATCGCCGCCGACCACGGCACAACCCCCCCGGCGGTCGCGATCGCGTACCACGTCGATCGCGGGGTCGTTCCGATTCCCGCGAGCAACGATCCCGACCACGTCGTCGCGAACCTCGCGGCCGCGCGGTTCCGGCTGACCGACGCCGACCGCGAGCGGCTGGCGACGCTCGAAGACCCGGGGTTCGAGCGATGA
- a CDS encoding glycosyltransferase, with protein MARVAVFHNTLDFQGGADVVCLTACAALQRDHAVTLYTISETDPRDLAARFGIDLDTAALDVRIPAGGRPVARLLSAGAPAIGPQLALRSVLLRRAVDGELPSFDLVVSTANEVSLPTPSVQYVHYPQFHADRRPGDDGGRLNRVWSRLAAPRPEGLGDGTALLANSAWTAGVVDDVYGVRPSVLHPPVDPIEGAVDWAERRDGLVVVGRLAPDKRILDAIRIVDGVRERGHDLTLHIVGAAPRAYRRYVRQVESMAAERPYVTVERDASRERLEELLCTRKYGLNCKPEEHFGMSVAEYVAGGMVAFAPNSGGQREILDGRGDRLFGSTSEAIDLIAAAADADDPPTLPPDRFASDRFRRAIRNAVAREL; from the coding sequence ATGGCCCGGGTAGCGGTGTTCCACAACACGCTCGACTTCCAGGGCGGGGCCGACGTGGTGTGTCTGACGGCCTGTGCGGCGCTCCAGCGGGACCACGCCGTCACGCTGTATACGATCTCCGAAACCGATCCCCGGGACCTCGCGGCACGCTTCGGGATCGACCTCGACACGGCCGCGCTCGACGTGCGGATACCCGCGGGGGGGAGGCCGGTAGCGCGGTTGCTGTCGGCGGGCGCCCCTGCCATCGGCCCGCAGTTGGCGCTCCGGAGCGTCCTGCTCCGCCGGGCCGTCGACGGGGAGCTGCCGTCGTTCGATCTCGTCGTGAGTACCGCAAACGAGGTGTCGCTGCCGACCCCGTCGGTGCAGTACGTCCACTACCCGCAGTTCCACGCCGACCGTCGCCCCGGCGACGACGGCGGGCGGCTGAACCGCGTGTGGAGCCGGCTTGCGGCCCCCCGGCCCGAGGGTCTCGGCGACGGAACCGCGCTGCTCGCGAACTCCGCGTGGACCGCCGGCGTCGTCGACGACGTCTACGGCGTGCGGCCGTCGGTGCTCCACCCGCCGGTCGACCCCATCGAAGGGGCGGTAGACTGGGCGGAGCGGCGGGACGGACTCGTCGTCGTCGGACGGCTCGCGCCCGACAAGCGGATTCTGGATGCGATCCGCATCGTCGACGGCGTGCGGGAACGGGGCCACGACCTCACGCTGCATATCGTCGGCGCCGCGCCGCGGGCCTACCGCCGCTATGTGCGGCAGGTCGAGTCGATGGCGGCCGAGCGGCCGTACGTGACCGTCGAACGCGACGCCTCGCGAGAACGCTTGGAGGAACTACTCTGCACCCGCAAATACGGCCTGAACTGCAAGCCGGAGGAACACTTCGGGATGTCGGTCGCGGAGTACGTCGCCGGCGGGATGGTTGCGTTCGCCCCCAACAGCGGCGGACAGCGGGAGATCCTCGACGGCCGCGGGGACCGGCTGTTCGGGTCGACGTCGGAGGCGATCGACCTGATCGCCGCGGCTGCCGACGCCGACGATCCGCCCACGTTGCCGCCGGATCGGTTCGCGAGCGACCGGTTCCGCCGGGCGATCCGCAACGCCGTCGCTCGGGAGCTCTGA
- the eif1A gene encoding translation initiation factor eIF-1A, which translates to MTEESGRRNLRMPDDKELFAVVTEHNGGNHVRVRCADGKNRMGRIPGRMKYRTWINEGDVVLVEPWDWQDEKANIEWRYSEQDAEQLREEGHIE; encoded by the coding sequence ATGACTGAGGAATCAGGGCGTCGGAACCTCCGAATGCCCGACGACAAGGAGCTGTTCGCCGTGGTAACGGAACACAACGGCGGCAATCACGTCCGCGTCCGGTGTGCGGACGGCAAAAACCGGATGGGCCGGATCCCCGGCCGGATGAAGTACCGGACCTGGATCAACGAGGGCGACGTCGTCCTCGTGGAGCCGTGGGACTGGCAGGACGAGAAGGCCAACATCGAGTGGCGCTACTCCGAGCAGGACGCCGAACAGCTCCGCGAGGAAGGCCACATCGAGTAG
- a CDS encoding IclR family transcriptional regulator, protein MTPDSVPLQTVARAFEVLELLEREGEAGPARIATLMDVTRSTAHDYLVSLASTGFVVKDEGKYRIGYRFLERGSRLKHRSRFFNSADIVVRKLSADSGELAQLGCAESADWVMLHESGDVTSVQTRTYPGFRTPIHSHAAGKVLLANFPAERIDELLDVDELEAVTEHTITDPDALRPELETIREQGHAVDHEEQVIGIGFVACPVLEDGELLGSVSVACPTGRLRQDSYREDLIKTVQAAAEEISVNYRYH, encoded by the coding sequence ATGACTCCCGATTCGGTCCCACTCCAGACGGTGGCGCGGGCCTTCGAGGTGCTTGAGTTACTGGAGCGTGAGGGGGAAGCCGGCCCGGCGCGGATCGCGACGCTGATGGACGTGACCCGCAGCACCGCCCACGACTACCTGGTCTCGCTCGCGTCGACGGGGTTCGTCGTGAAAGACGAGGGCAAATACCGCATCGGCTACCGGTTCCTGGAGCGCGGGAGCCGGCTCAAACACCGGAGCCGCTTTTTCAACTCCGCGGACATCGTCGTCCGGAAACTCTCGGCGGACTCCGGCGAGCTTGCGCAGCTCGGGTGTGCGGAGTCCGCCGACTGGGTGATGCTCCACGAGAGCGGCGACGTCACGTCGGTCCAGACCCGGACGTATCCGGGGTTCAGAACCCCGATCCACAGCCACGCCGCGGGGAAGGTGCTGCTCGCGAACTTCCCGGCCGAGCGGATCGACGAGCTGCTCGACGTCGACGAGCTCGAGGCCGTGACCGAACACACGATCACCGACCCCGACGCGCTCCGGCCGGAACTGGAGACGATCCGCGAGCAGGGACACGCCGTCGACCACGAGGAGCAGGTGATCGGGATCGGGTTCGTCGCGTGCCCGGTGCTGGAGGATGGCGAGCTGTTGGGGAGTGTCTCGGTGGCGTGTCCGACCGGGCGGCTCCGCCAGGACAGCTACCGCGAGGACCTGATCAAGACCGTCCAGGCGGCCGCCGAGGAGATCAGCGTCAACTACCGGTACCACTGA
- a CDS encoding amidase: MHRFGSVSENDVESLAGTLGLTLAAGESEAAADRLDALADVYAALEDAPAGGVTPDPADGDRFETAPFRPPDAENRYNQWLTRFALTRDGATGDLDGLDVALKDNMCVRGVELTCGSRALEGFVPGDHATVVDRLLETGATLVGKTNMDEFAFGPTSETSAFGPTANPVDADHVAGGSSSGSAAAVAAGEVDLALGTDTGGSVRMPASYCGIVGVKPSYGAVPTYGVADLAHSMDHVGTLARDVETAVRGLDAIADAQPGGDRAAFSDDLGTDPERLRVGVAPGFFEHHVSEAVERRVRDAVDELRDAGAEVRPVEVPALEHSREAWWGIAPVEFAATFATNAAGVWREKPVEPSLAAAIAGLRGSSSRTLGPNVKQMLLLGAHLLQTHEGYHYVRGQHLRARLDRGFDAALADVDVLATPTTPTTALAIDGFERGTTPPVNWDTHPTNLTGHPSVSVPCGEVDGLPVGLQFVGAHAADATVLDVTATFESVSSVG, translated from the coding sequence ATGCACCGGTTCGGATCCGTGTCCGAGAACGACGTCGAGTCACTGGCCGGAACGCTCGGTCTGACGCTCGCTGCGGGCGAGTCGGAAGCTGCCGCCGACCGGCTCGACGCCCTCGCGGACGTGTACGCGGCGCTCGAAGACGCGCCGGCGGGCGGCGTGACACCGGACCCGGCGGACGGGGACCGCTTCGAGACGGCGCCGTTCCGGCCGCCGGACGCCGAGAACCGCTACAACCAGTGGCTGACGCGGTTCGCGCTCACGAGGGACGGAGCGACCGGCGACCTCGACGGGCTCGACGTGGCCCTGAAGGACAATATGTGCGTCCGCGGCGTCGAACTGACCTGCGGGTCGCGGGCGCTCGAGGGGTTCGTCCCCGGCGACCACGCGACAGTCGTCGATCGGTTGCTCGAGACGGGAGCGACGCTGGTCGGCAAGACGAACATGGACGAGTTCGCGTTCGGGCCGACCTCGGAGACGAGCGCGTTCGGGCCGACGGCGAACCCGGTCGACGCTGACCACGTCGCGGGCGGGTCCTCCAGCGGAAGCGCTGCCGCCGTTGCCGCGGGCGAGGTCGACCTCGCACTCGGGACCGACACTGGCGGCAGCGTCCGGATGCCCGCGAGCTACTGCGGCATCGTCGGGGTCAAACCCTCGTACGGGGCCGTCCCCACGTACGGCGTCGCGGACTTGGCCCACTCGATGGACCACGTCGGAACGCTCGCCCGCGACGTCGAGACCGCCGTCCGGGGCCTCGACGCCATCGCCGACGCGCAACCGGGCGGCGACCGGGCCGCGTTCAGCGACGACCTCGGTACCGACCCCGAGCGGCTCCGGGTCGGCGTCGCTCCAGGGTTCTTCGAGCACCACGTCTCCGAGGCGGTCGAGCGGCGCGTCCGCGACGCCGTCGACGAACTCCGCGACGCCGGCGCCGAGGTCCGCCCCGTCGAGGTCCCCGCGCTCGAGCACTCCCGCGAGGCGTGGTGGGGGATCGCCCCGGTCGAGTTCGCGGCGACGTTCGCGACGAACGCCGCGGGGGTCTGGCGCGAGAAGCCGGTCGAACCGAGCCTCGCCGCCGCGATCGCGGGCCTCCGCGGGTCGTCGAGCCGCACCCTCGGACCGAACGTCAAACAGATGCTCCTGCTGGGGGCACACCTGCTGCAGACACACGAGGGGTATCACTACGTCCGGGGACAGCACCTCCGGGCCAGGCTCGACCGGGGGTTCGACGCCGCGCTCGCCGACGTCGACGTCCTCGCGACGCCGACGACGCCGACGACGGCCCTGGCGATCGACGGGTTCGAGCGGGGGACGACGCCGCCGGTCAACTGGGACACCCACCCGACGAACCTGACCGGCCATCCCAGCGTGAGCGTCCCCTGCGGCGAGGTCGACGGCCTGCCGGTCGGCCTGCAGTTCGTCGGGGCACACGCCGCCGACGCGACGGTGCTGGACGTCACGGCGACGTTCGAGAGCGTTTCGTCGGTAGGGTGA